Proteins from one Caulobacter sp. 73W genomic window:
- a CDS encoding DUF6807 family protein gives MRALLPLAFAAAVVSTAPACAQIAATMADDGVTVTDSGKPVLFYRTKAADPADPGRLNFVHPLYAPDGKTVLTEEKPADHIHHRGVFWSWHQVLANGASVGDGWFMQGLGFRTTDRAFADGALTVKVDWLDAKGAVIANEVTRITAQKLAPEGARRIDFDTIITPAVDGFALGGSDDVKGYGGFSIRTVRPDALSFVSDGKAITPTNEAVEAGGVMALEWPKEAAYPAWTIHFGCKAQDKPITSWILRKSLSMQNCVFPGRQPFPLAKGQPLRLESSVVISPTGTK, from the coding sequence ATGCGTGCCTTGCTTCCCCTCGCCTTCGCCGCGGCCGTTGTTTCGACCGCTCCCGCCTGCGCCCAAATCGCCGCGACCATGGCCGACGACGGCGTCACTGTGACCGACAGCGGCAAGCCGGTGCTGTTCTATCGCACCAAGGCCGCCGATCCGGCCGACCCCGGCCGCCTGAACTTCGTCCATCCGCTCTACGCCCCGGATGGCAAGACCGTGCTGACCGAGGAAAAGCCCGCCGACCACATCCACCATCGCGGCGTTTTCTGGAGCTGGCACCAGGTGCTGGCCAACGGCGCCTCGGTCGGCGACGGCTGGTTCATGCAGGGCCTGGGTTTTCGCACCACGGACCGCGCCTTCGCTGACGGTGCCTTGACGGTGAAGGTCGACTGGCTGGACGCCAAGGGCGCCGTCATCGCCAACGAAGTCACCCGCATCACCGCGCAGAAGCTCGCGCCGGAAGGCGCCCGTCGGATCGACTTCGACACCATCATAACCCCCGCCGTCGACGGCTTCGCCCTTGGCGGCAGCGACGATGTGAAAGGCTATGGCGGCTTCTCCATTCGCACCGTGCGGCCGGACGCGCTGAGCTTCGTCTCGGACGGCAAAGCCATCACCCCGACCAACGAGGCGGTCGAGGCCGGCGGCGTCATGGCCCTGGAATGGCCCAAGGAGGCCGCCTATCCGGCCTGGACGATCCACTTTGGCTGCAAGGCGCAGGACAAGCCGATCACCAGCTGGATCCTGCGCAAGTCGCTGTCCATGCAAAACTGCGTCTTCCCCGGCCGCCAGCCCTTCCCCCTCGCCAAGGGCCAACCCCTGCGCCTGGAATCTTCGGTGGTCATCAGCCCAACGGGAACCAAGTGA
- a CDS encoding ribbon-helix-helix domain-containing protein, with translation MAGLSKRSINLSGHATSLALEPEFWAILDEAAHAEESMAKLLLQIDASRGDRPLASACRVFALNRALTAARGA, from the coding sequence TTGGCCGGTCTCTCCAAACGCTCGATAAATCTGTCCGGTCACGCTACGTCGCTGGCCCTGGAGCCTGAATTCTGGGCGATTTTGGACGAAGCGGCCCACGCGGAGGAGAGTATGGCCAAGCTCCTGCTGCAGATTGACGCATCACGCGGCGACCGCCCTCTGGCGTCCGCTTGCCGGGTCTTCGCCCTCAACCGCGCCCTCACCGCTGCACGGGGCGCGTAA
- a CDS encoding Coq4 family protein has protein sequence MTADLARRPTSRATPGKFGLQPMRAFQAMRRLIADKEDTQQVFEIMRALSGKTIPKGYRRLLSTPGGGYIAYQREEFADRLSDPAWLASFGPGTVGAAYRDFIAPRGLSAEGLADESRKVPDNDVDAAHPYAWFGRRVRDVHDVWHVLTGYSTDGFGEVCVVAFSYGQTDNLGFGFISAAGAREYIKLGLGHPFGRAAWQAYQNGRRAAWLAGEDYHALFAENLDSARRRLNIPSPDLYLAIPAEDRDRLGKTDVAH, from the coding sequence ATGACCGCCGACCTTGCAAGGCGACCGACCAGCCGGGCCACTCCAGGCAAGTTCGGGCTTCAGCCGATGCGCGCCTTTCAGGCCATGCGCCGGCTGATCGCTGACAAGGAAGACACCCAGCAGGTCTTCGAAATTATGCGGGCTCTGTCCGGCAAGACGATCCCCAAGGGCTACCGTCGCCTGCTGTCGACGCCGGGCGGCGGCTACATCGCCTATCAGCGCGAGGAATTCGCCGATCGGCTGTCGGATCCGGCGTGGCTGGCCAGTTTCGGACCCGGCACGGTGGGCGCGGCCTATCGCGACTTCATCGCCCCGCGCGGCCTGTCGGCCGAAGGACTGGCGGACGAAAGCCGCAAGGTGCCCGACAACGACGTCGACGCGGCCCATCCCTATGCGTGGTTTGGACGGCGAGTGCGCGACGTCCACGACGTCTGGCACGTGCTGACGGGCTACAGCACCGACGGCTTCGGCGAGGTTTGCGTCGTGGCCTTCTCGTACGGGCAGACCGACAACCTGGGCTTCGGCTTCATCTCCGCCGCCGGGGCGCGGGAATATATCAAGCTGGGCCTGGGCCATCCGTTCGGGCGCGCCGCGTGGCAGGCCTATCAGAACGGCCGCAGGGCGGCGTGGCTGGCGGGCGAGGACTATCACGCCCTGTTCGCCGAGAACCTGGACAGCGCGCGCCGGCGGCTGAACATTCCGTCCCCAGACCTCTATCTGGCGATCCCGGCGGAGGATCGTGACCGCCTCGGCAAGACGGACGTAGCCCACTAG
- a CDS encoding DUF4169 family protein, with amino-acid sequence MAEVINLNKARKAKAKEAGKAAAVENRARFGRAKADKSLDKARAKKLDRALDQAKLHKD; translated from the coding sequence GTGGCCGAGGTCATCAACCTGAACAAGGCCCGCAAGGCCAAGGCCAAGGAAGCCGGTAAGGCGGCCGCGGTCGAGAACCGCGCCCGCTTCGGCCGCGCCAAGGCGGACAAGTCTCTGGACAAAGCGCGCGCCAAAAAGCTCGACCGCGCCCTGGATCAGGCCAAGCTCCACAAGGACTAG